One stretch of Chryseobacterium sp. LJ668 DNA includes these proteins:
- a CDS encoding restriction endonuclease has product MSPFEYNYFGSPLRSGDDNPHSTTCIFCKNELEVYSLHDYWDVDLKEIYTFHQLDKKLWNDELGIDKDMWELDLSRYCCEVYFNHCNKCGWWRILKDVTVWAKEWQLWQFFYGTVGRLKKLDLHNVKAPITEISKYLLAKYKKRFDLHPKLLEDVTGMVFKNLGYEVVVTGYSNDGGIDVILEKNNNQIGVQVKRHKNKIKVNQIRELTGALFISGIPKGIFVTTSDFQRGAKKVVQTLAGKGMPIELINAKRFYDILKLTTQSQIDRENIRDKLNKVLNTKLHSYKWENPMNSL; this is encoded by the coding sequence ATGTCCCCTTTTGAATATAACTATTTTGGTAGTCCATTAAGAAGTGGAGATGACAATCCCCATAGTACTACATGTATTTTCTGTAAGAACGAATTGGAAGTTTATTCACTACATGATTATTGGGATGTTGACCTCAAAGAAATTTATACCTTCCATCAATTAGACAAGAAATTGTGGAATGACGAACTAGGGATCGATAAAGATATGTGGGAACTGGATCTTTCTCGTTACTGTTGTGAAGTATATTTTAATCATTGCAATAAATGCGGTTGGTGGAGAATATTGAAGGATGTAACCGTATGGGCTAAAGAATGGCAATTATGGCAATTTTTCTATGGTACTGTAGGAAGATTAAAAAAATTAGATTTGCATAATGTTAAAGCTCCTATTACGGAGATTTCAAAATATCTTCTTGCAAAATACAAAAAAAGATTTGATTTACATCCCAAATTACTTGAAGACGTTACAGGAATGGTTTTCAAAAATCTAGGCTATGAAGTAGTTGTCACAGGATATTCCAACGACGGAGGAATTGATGTCATTTTGGAAAAAAATAACAACCAGATTGGTGTTCAAGTTAAAAGACATAAGAATAAAATAAAAGTGAATCAGATCAGAGAATTAACTGGTGCCCTTTTTATTTCGGGCATTCCAAAAGGGATTTTTGTGACTACATCTGATTTTCAAAGAGGCGCCAAAAAAGTAGTTCAGACATTAGCCGGCAAAGGAATGCCAATAGAACTAATAAATGCTAAAAGATTTTACGATATTCTAAAATTAACCACTCAATCACAAATAGACAGAGAGAATATACGCGACAAACTTAATAAGGTTTTAAATACTAAACTGCATAGTTATAAATGGGAAAATCCTATGAATAGTCTTTAA
- the groL gene encoding chaperonin GroEL (60 kDa chaperone family; promotes refolding of misfolded polypeptides especially under stressful conditions; forms two stacked rings of heptamers to form a barrel-shaped 14mer; ends can be capped by GroES; misfolded proteins enter the barrel where they are refolded when GroES binds) — MAKEIKFDIESRDALKRGVDALANAVKVTLGPKGRNVVIEKSFGAPHVTKDGVSVAKEIELEDRVENMGAQMVKEVASKTNDIAGDGTTTATVLAQAIVREGLKNVAAGANPMDLKRGIDKAVTAVVANLKEQSKQVGDSTEMVKQVASVSANNDETIGSLIAEAFGKVGKEGVITVEEAKGIDTTVDVVEGMQFDRGYQSPYFVTNPEKMTVELENPYILLVEKKISSMKELLPVLEPIAQSGKSLLIISEEVEGEALATLVVNKLRGSLKIAAVKAPGFGDRRKAMLEDIAILTGGQVISEEQGFTMENVSLDMLGTAEKVSIDKDNTTIVNGGGEESKIKGRVNQIKAQMETTTSDYDREKLQERLAKLAGGVAVLYVGAASEVEMKEKKDRVDDALNATRAAVEEGIVAGGGVAFVRAISALTNLEGINADETTGIKIVKRAIEEPLRQIVANAGGEGSVIVAKVAEGSGDFGYNAKTDEYVNMLEAGIIDPTKVTRVALENAASVSGMLLTTECVITEIKSAEPAMPMGGGMPGMM, encoded by the coding sequence ATGGCAAAAGAAATAAAATTCGATATCGAGTCAAGAGATGCTCTAAAAAGAGGAGTTGATGCATTGGCTAATGCAGTAAAAGTAACTTTAGGACCAAAAGGTAGAAACGTGGTAATCGAAAAATCTTTCGGTGCACCTCACGTTACTAAAGATGGTGTTTCTGTAGCAAAAGAAATCGAACTTGAAGACAGAGTAGAAAACATGGGAGCGCAAATGGTAAAAGAAGTTGCTTCCAAAACCAATGATATTGCAGGAGACGGTACTACTACCGCTACTGTTTTGGCACAGGCTATCGTAAGAGAAGGTCTTAAGAACGTAGCTGCAGGTGCAAACCCTATGGACTTGAAAAGAGGTATCGACAAAGCTGTAACTGCTGTTGTTGCTAACCTAAAAGAGCAGTCTAAGCAAGTTGGTGATTCTACAGAAATGGTGAAGCAGGTTGCTTCAGTTTCTGCTAACAACGACGAAACTATCGGATCTTTGATCGCTGAAGCTTTCGGAAAAGTAGGTAAAGAAGGTGTAATCACTGTAGAAGAAGCGAAAGGTATCGATACAACTGTAGACGTTGTAGAAGGTATGCAGTTTGACAGAGGTTACCAGTCTCCATATTTCGTGACGAATCCTGAAAAAATGACAGTTGAATTGGAAAACCCATACATTCTTTTAGTTGAGAAAAAAATCTCTTCAATGAAAGAATTGCTTCCTGTTCTTGAGCCAATCGCACAAAGCGGAAAATCTCTATTGATTATCTCTGAAGAAGTTGAAGGTGAAGCTTTGGCAACTTTGGTAGTTAACAAATTGAGAGGTTCTCTTAAAATTGCTGCAGTAAAAGCTCCAGGATTTGGCGACAGAAGAAAAGCAATGTTGGAAGATATCGCTATCTTAACTGGTGGACAGGTAATTTCTGAAGAGCAAGGTTTCACAATGGAAAACGTATCTCTTGATATGTTGGGAACCGCTGAAAAAGTATCTATCGACAAAGACAACACAACAATCGTAAATGGTGGTGGTGAAGAAAGCAAGATCAAAGGCAGAGTAAACCAGATCAAAGCTCAGATGGAAACGACTACTTCTGACTACGACAGAGAAAAACTACAGGAGAGATTGGCTAAATTAGCCGGTGGTGTTGCTGTATTGTACGTTGGAGCAGCTTCTGAAGTTGAAATGAAAGAGAAAAAAGACAGAGTTGACGATGCATTAAACGCTACGAGAGCAGCTGTTGAAGAAGGTATCGTTGCAGGAGGTGGTGTTGCTTTTGTAAGAGCAATCTCTGCTTTGACTAATCTTGAAGGAATCAATGCTGATGAAACTACTGGTATCAAAATCGTAAAAAGAGCGATCGAAGAGCCATTAAGACAAATCGTTGCTAACGCAGGAGGTGAAGGTTCTGTAATCGTAGCTAAAGTTGCTGAAGGCAGCGGAGACTTCGGATACAATGCTAAAACTGACGAGTATGTAAACATGCTTGAAGCAGGTATCATCGACCCTACGAAAGTAACGAGAGTTGCTCTTGAAAACGCAGCTTCAGTTTCCGGAATGCTATTAACAACTGAGTGCGTAATCACTGAAATTAAGAGCGCAGAACCTGCTATGCCAATGGGAGGCGGAATGCCGGGAATGATGTAG
- a CDS encoding T9SS type A sorting domain-containing protein, producing the protein MKTILFILFASTASTSAQTTITKAFNDPIIGEVVNNVNVNGTVDNSATGNNATFINTSLTQGSASATSYSAPTASEISTFPGTTIKMVGAGNTVYYKQTASKLEITGLVTPDATLNFSANNGTFISYPAAFGYSETDTASGTFSATAGSGNFSGTISLTADAAGTLLIGTKTYTNVLRIKSIQNFSLTVFGFPVGSVVNTSYTYYDSLHKFPLLTTTNAVITVQGTAQTTNAAQALNETFLATSSDVRTKKTIQIYPNPAHDYIEIKGDLSNFSRANIYSPDGKLIKTSDLRTGKVQVSDLPPSAYFIEISGNKSQSESIKFIKK; encoded by the coding sequence ATGAAAACAATTCTATTCATTTTATTTGCATCAACAGCATCGACCTCAGCACAAACTACCATTACCAAAGCATTTAACGACCCTATCATCGGAGAAGTTGTGAATAATGTAAACGTTAACGGTACGGTTGACAATTCTGCGACAGGTAATAATGCAACATTTATAAACACGAGTTTAACACAGGGTTCCGCATCAGCTACCTCCTACTCTGCACCTACCGCAAGTGAAATATCAACTTTTCCGGGAACCACAATCAAAATGGTCGGCGCAGGAAATACTGTTTATTATAAGCAAACAGCAAGCAAACTTGAAATTACAGGATTGGTAACCCCGGATGCAACACTCAATTTTTCCGCCAACAACGGAACATTTATCAGCTATCCAGCAGCTTTCGGATACTCAGAAACAGATACTGCTTCCGGAACGTTCTCGGCTACCGCAGGCTCGGGTAATTTTAGTGGAACCATCAGTCTTACAGCCGATGCGGCAGGAACACTTCTTATCGGGACAAAAACCTATACCAATGTTTTAAGAATAAAATCGATTCAGAATTTTTCACTTACAGTATTTGGATTTCCTGTAGGAAGTGTTGTCAATACCTCCTATACCTATTATGACAGCCTTCATAAATTTCCTTTGTTAACTACAACCAATGCAGTTATTACCGTTCAGGGAACAGCGCAGACAACCAATGCAGCTCAGGCGTTAAACGAAACATTTCTCGCAACATCTTCTGATGTAAGAACAAAAAAAACAATTCAAATTTATCCAAATCCAGCACATGATTATATTGAAATTAAAGGTGACTTGTCAAATTTTTCTAGAGCTAATATCTACAGCCCGGATGGAAAGCTGATTAAAACATCCGATTTAAGAACCGGAAAAGTACAGGTTTCAGATCTGCCACCTTCAGCATATTTTATTGAGATTTCAGGAAACAAATCGCAATCTGAAAGCATAAAATTCATCAAAAAGTAA
- a CDS encoding winged helix-turn-helix domain-containing protein, with protein sequence MYLSQNLFLGKRKYLFTFVLLSLIFGICAAFSTEDKDDFDFAKREVLLRRIGHELLLQSGDRTSRVLPVKKIAENEYQISFEDELTFQPDSLVSLTNRVLAKDPVASDYIVNVLNCRNSTVAYGYSVSKSKKDDIVACLGRKQPKACYLINIKFKSTGINTTKSVYLLGGLSFLALIGFVLLRPKSVKSRKDLPENQQTDLFTLGSVLFDAKNRKLIINDKTIDLTATENRVLFIFASSPNEIIERSRLQKEIWEDEGVIVGRSLDMFISKLRKKLELDPNVRIMVIRGKGYRLEINS encoded by the coding sequence ATGTATCTTAGTCAAAATCTCTTCTTAGGAAAGCGCAAATACCTTTTTACATTCGTATTGCTCTCACTGATCTTTGGCATTTGTGCCGCTTTCAGCACAGAGGATAAGGACGACTTCGATTTTGCCAAAAGGGAAGTTTTACTCCGCAGAATAGGACATGAATTGCTTTTGCAGTCCGGCGACCGTACATCAAGAGTTCTTCCGGTAAAAAAGATTGCAGAAAATGAATATCAAATCAGTTTTGAGGACGAACTTACTTTTCAGCCGGATTCTTTGGTGAGTCTTACGAACCGTGTGTTGGCAAAAGATCCAGTTGCAAGTGATTATATCGTTAACGTTTTGAACTGTCGCAACTCTACTGTAGCTTATGGATATTCGGTATCGAAGAGTAAAAAAGATGATATTGTAGCCTGCTTAGGAAGAAAACAACCCAAGGCTTGTTATCTGATCAATATCAAATTTAAATCAACAGGAATCAACACAACAAAAAGCGTTTATCTTTTGGGTGGTCTGTCATTTTTAGCATTGATAGGTTTTGTTTTATTAAGACCTAAATCTGTAAAATCACGAAAAGATTTACCTGAAAATCAGCAAACTGATCTGTTCACTTTGGGCTCGGTATTGTTTGACGCAAAAAACAGAAAGCTCATCATTAATGATAAAACCATAGATCTTACCGCAACAGAAAACCGCGTATTATTTATTTTCGCATCGTCTCCCAATGAAATCATCGAGAGAAGCCGACTGCAAAAGGAAATCTGGGAAGATGAAGGTGTTATTGTAGGACGCAGCCTGGATATGTTCATCTCAAAACTCAGAAAAAAACTGGAACTCGATCCTAATGTCAGAATTATGGTGATACGGGGGAAAGGGTACAGGCTGGAAATTAATTCTTAA
- a CDS encoding DUF1801 domain-containing protein, protein MAKNKTGETQVDVTEFINSYVENEQKKAESFQLIELMREWSGFEPKMWGPTIIGFGSYHYKYASGHKGDAPIIGFSPRKAEFSLYVYSPIEENKPLLENLGKFKIGKACIYIKKLADINIDTLEKLCKATIAYINEHHECACREK, encoded by the coding sequence ATGGCAAAAAATAAAACGGGCGAAACACAGGTGGATGTTACTGAATTCATCAATTCATATGTCGAAAACGAACAGAAAAAAGCAGAAAGTTTCCAGTTAATAGAGCTCATGCGCGAATGGTCCGGCTTTGAACCTAAAATGTGGGGACCTACCATTATCGGTTTTGGCAGTTACCATTACAAATATGCAAGCGGACATAAAGGTGACGCTCCAATCATTGGTTTTTCACCGCGTAAAGCAGAATTTTCGCTGTATGTATATTCGCCCATTGAAGAAAATAAACCTTTGTTGGAAAATCTAGGGAAATTCAAGATCGGCAAAGCCTGTATTTATATTAAAAAATTAGCGGATATCAATATCGATACATTGGAAAAACTATGTAAAGCTACCATTGCATATATCAACGAACACCATGAATGTGCATGCAGAGAAAAATAA
- a CDS encoding M1 family metallopeptidase, producing the protein MKLKVTTLSVFLYMGISAQNIQNNPGSNHGNRFEQLGTILPTPNVYRAASGAPGQAYWQNRADYDITAYLDEDKRNLKGSETVTYHNNSPDDLDYIWLQLDENQQSTVKKADYQFSSTLPKSSTDQQLKITDLPARDNRYGVNLDKVTDASGNPLKYTVNKTMMRIDLPKVLKKGDKFIFKIDWNYNIPNRMKMGGRGGYENFAEDGNDVYTITQWFPRMCVYSDFQGWQNHQFTGRGEFALVFGNYKVSMNVPADHVIGGTGECKNYEQVLTPEQLSRYKKSQTSNEPVEIVTLDEAKKAEKNHSKQRKTWVFEAKDVRDFAWTASRKFVWDAMGVTIPENNNKVMAMSFYPKEAYGLYRKYSTKAVAHTIKTYSEFTIPYPYPVAQSVEASNGMEYPMICFNFGRTEKDGTYSEGTKNGMIGVVIHEVGHNFFPMIINSDERQWSWMDEGLNTFTEYLTEEKWDNKFPSKRGPAWTIVDYMKLPKDQLEPIMSNSENIIQFGPNAYSKPATGLNILRETIMGRELFDKAFKTYSKRWAFKHPEPADFFRTMEDASGEDLDWFWRGWFYGTDPVDIAIDKVTMASPDLNAVKEAGETKYKVEKPLQNEFEDISKIRNRDDKTIAFEVEKDKDLQDFYYRYDRGQEKVDGNKEYSTKTEKSVALDKQDQDKLKNITAYQIDFINKGGLVMPIILEFTFEDGSKLKDKSSAQIWRHNEKKASKTFYFDKKLKSVQLDPMRETADIDTSNNLWSNDGSSTEASKFQVFKQKQDGAVRGGANGKVNPMQAAGKKN; encoded by the coding sequence ATGAAACTAAAAGTTACTACACTTTCGGTATTTCTATATATGGGTATTTCAGCTCAAAATATTCAAAATAACCCTGGAAGCAACCACGGAAACAGATTTGAGCAGCTTGGAACGATCCTTCCTACTCCTAATGTTTACAGAGCTGCTTCGGGAGCACCTGGGCAAGCTTATTGGCAAAACAGAGCAGATTATGATATTACAGCATATCTCGACGAGGATAAAAGAAATTTAAAAGGTTCAGAAACGGTTACCTATCACAATAATTCACCGGACGATTTAGATTATATCTGGCTACAATTGGATGAGAACCAACAGTCAACTGTCAAAAAAGCCGATTATCAATTCTCTTCTACCCTGCCGAAATCTTCGACAGATCAGCAATTGAAAATCACAGATCTACCAGCAAGAGACAATCGATATGGAGTTAATCTTGACAAAGTAACCGATGCTTCAGGAAATCCTCTAAAATATACGGTCAACAAAACGATGATGCGTATTGATTTGCCTAAAGTTCTAAAAAAAGGTGATAAATTCATCTTTAAAATCGACTGGAATTACAATATTCCAAACAGAATGAAAATGGGCGGCCGCGGCGGTTACGAGAACTTTGCCGAGGATGGAAATGATGTATACACCATCACTCAATGGTTCCCAAGAATGTGTGTGTACAGTGATTTTCAAGGATGGCAAAACCATCAGTTCACAGGAAGAGGTGAGTTTGCTCTGGTTTTTGGAAATTATAAAGTATCAATGAATGTTCCAGCAGATCATGTGATTGGCGGAACCGGAGAATGTAAAAACTATGAACAGGTTTTAACTCCCGAACAATTATCACGATATAAAAAATCACAAACTTCGAATGAGCCTGTAGAAATTGTCACATTGGATGAAGCTAAAAAGGCAGAGAAAAATCATTCAAAACAAAGAAAAACCTGGGTTTTTGAAGCGAAAGACGTGAGAGATTTTGCATGGACGGCTTCACGAAAATTTGTTTGGGACGCAATGGGCGTTACCATACCTGAAAATAATAACAAAGTAATGGCAATGAGTTTCTATCCCAAAGAAGCTTATGGCCTGTATAGAAAATATTCCACAAAGGCAGTTGCGCATACGATTAAAACCTATTCAGAATTCACGATTCCGTATCCGTACCCTGTTGCACAATCTGTAGAAGCTTCGAATGGAATGGAATATCCGATGATCTGTTTCAACTTCGGGAGAACAGAAAAAGACGGCACCTATTCCGAAGGAACAAAAAACGGAATGATCGGTGTTGTTATTCATGAAGTTGGTCATAACTTTTTCCCGATGATCATCAATTCAGACGAAAGACAATGGAGCTGGATGGATGAAGGTTTAAACACATTCACAGAATATTTAACGGAAGAAAAATGGGACAATAAATTCCCTTCAAAAAGAGGACCGGCATGGACAATTGTTGATTACATGAAACTTCCTAAAGATCAGCTGGAACCAATCATGAGTAACTCAGAAAACATTATTCAGTTTGGTCCGAATGCATACTCAAAGCCAGCAACAGGTCTGAATATTCTTCGTGAAACAATTATGGGCAGAGAACTTTTTGACAAAGCTTTTAAAACCTATTCAAAAAGATGGGCATTTAAACATCCCGAACCTGCAGATTTTTTCAGAACGATGGAAGATGCGAGCGGTGAAGATCTGGATTGGTTTTGGAGAGGCTGGTTTTACGGAACAGATCCTGTGGACATTGCAATAGACAAAGTAACAATGGCGAGTCCGGATCTTAATGCCGTAAAAGAAGCTGGTGAAACTAAATATAAAGTTGAAAAACCTTTGCAGAATGAGTTTGAAGATATTTCTAAAATTAGAAACAGAGACGATAAAACCATTGCATTTGAAGTAGAGAAAGATAAAGATCTTCAGGATTTTTATTACCGATATGACCGTGGTCAGGAAAAGGTGGATGGTAATAAAGAATATAGTACCAAAACAGAAAAAAGTGTTGCTTTAGATAAACAAGATCAGGATAAACTAAAAAATATCACTGCCTATCAGATTGATTTTATAAACAAAGGTGGTTTGGTAATGCCTATTATACTTGAATTTACGTTCGAAGATGGTTCAAAATTAAAAGACAAATCATCTGCTCAAATCTGGAGACATAATGAGAAGAAAGCTTCAAAAACATTTTATTTTGACAAAAAATTAAAATCTGTGCAGCTTGACCCAATGCGGGAAACCGCAGATATTGATACCTCAAATAATTTGTGGAGCAATGACGGAAGCTCTACCGAAGCATCAAAATTCCAGGTCTTTAAACAAAAGCAGGACGGTGCAGTACGTGGTGGAGCCAACGGAAAAGTAAACCCGATGCAGGCTGCAGGGAAGAAAAATTAA
- a CDS encoding DUF6702 family protein, which yields MKKIFAFFFILFICFSFTKKIHPYHVGSVEINYNSKSKTFEITGRFFLDDLENGLGKKYGKAYHFNDIKYKAQINEALRNYSSEYFKLKADNRFLKINYIGFEEDSESVNVYLETEVVSNPKKVEAAVSFLYNLLDDQINLVHIIINGNRKSEKLTYPNRYLFQQF from the coding sequence ATGAAAAAAATATTTGCCTTCTTCTTTATTCTTTTTATATGTTTTTCTTTTACAAAAAAGATACACCCCTATCACGTAGGTTCTGTGGAAATAAATTACAACTCAAAATCGAAAACTTTTGAAATTACGGGTCGGTTCTTTTTAGATGATCTCGAAAACGGTCTGGGGAAAAAATACGGAAAAGCGTATCATTTTAATGATATAAAGTATAAAGCTCAAATCAATGAAGCTTTAAGAAATTACAGTTCAGAATATTTTAAATTAAAAGCAGATAATCGTTTCCTAAAAATAAATTACATCGGTTTTGAAGAAGACAGCGAATCTGTGAATGTATATCTGGAAACTGAGGTCGTTTCTAATCCTAAAAAGGTGGAAGCTGCAGTGAGTTTTCTTTATAATCTACTCGATGATCAGATCAACCTTGTTCACATCATCATAAACGGAAACCGTAAAAGTGAGAAGCTGACGTATCCCAATCGATATTTATTTCAGCAATTTTAG
- a CDS encoding Kelch repeat-containing protein — translation MSVRRGAISSTIAGDSIYVSNGYKDTDGYANFIEKYSIKDNRWSVINSSLVPKRFANSETYGNKIYIFNGWGNSHLEIIDLETHKKTKGAVNRAYTGNAGSAIHNGKIYTFGGSGLNNAATTVFSDRFQYYDIASDTWHTLPNMPNAREARGKIVNDKLYVIGGFNGTSSRLVNVYDLNKNEWTEQYTIPAAISGHSLAVYGNKIFIAGGYNNQNFLAYFDTETNKLHRLSSNMIPRRHAAAEIYNNKLYIMGGSTASSTKSSIKSIQVADISEEALSAK, via the coding sequence ATGTCTGTGAGAAGAGGAGCAATAAGCAGTACCATTGCAGGTGACAGTATCTATGTGAGCAATGGTTATAAAGATACGGATGGTTATGCAAATTTTATTGAGAAATACAGCATTAAAGATAACCGCTGGAGTGTCATCAACTCCAGTCTGGTTCCTAAAAGATTTGCCAATTCGGAGACTTACGGTAATAAAATTTATATTTTTAACGGTTGGGGAAACAGCCATCTTGAAATTATAGACCTTGAAACTCATAAAAAAACGAAGGGAGCTGTTAATCGTGCCTACACAGGAAATGCAGGCTCCGCCATTCATAACGGAAAAATATATACTTTCGGCGGCAGTGGACTAAACAATGCCGCCACCACAGTATTTTCTGACAGGTTTCAATATTATGACATTGCTTCAGACACATGGCATACTTTACCAAATATGCCTAACGCCAGAGAAGCAAGGGGCAAAATTGTGAATGATAAGCTTTATGTAATCGGTGGTTTTAACGGCACCTCATCACGTCTGGTCAATGTGTATGATCTCAACAAAAATGAGTGGACTGAGCAATATACTATACCTGCTGCGATATCGGGTCATTCTTTAGCGGTATACGGTAATAAGATTTTTATTGCAGGCGGTTATAATAATCAAAATTTTCTGGCCTATTTTGATACAGAAACCAACAAGTTGCACAGGTTATCATCCAATATGATTCCGAGAAGACATGCTGCTGCAGAAATATATAACAATAAATTATACATCATGGGAGGAAGTACAGCATCCTCAACCAAATCATCTATCAAAAGCATTCAGGTTGCAGATATTAGCGAAGAAGCACTTTCCGCTAAATAA
- a CDS encoding co-chaperone GroES, which translates to MSVNFKPLADRVLIEPIAAETKTASGIIIPDTAKEKPQEGTVVAVGPGKVDEPTTVKVGDKVLYGKYSGSELKLDGKDFLIVKEGDLLGVIG; encoded by the coding sequence ATGTCAGTAAACTTTAAACCCTTAGCAGACAGAGTGCTTATCGAGCCTATCGCTGCAGAAACTAAAACAGCTTCAGGTATTATTATCCCGGATACAGCGAAAGAAAAACCCCAAGAAGGTACAGTAGTAGCAGTAGGTCCTGGTAAAGTAGACGAGCCTACAACTGTAAAAGTAGGTGACAAAGTTCTTTATGGAAAATATTCAGGTTCTGAATTAAAATTAGACGGAAAAGATTTTTTAATCGTAAAAGAGGGAGACCTTTTAGGAGTAATCGGATAG
- the arr gene encoding NAD(+)--rifampin ADP-ribosyltransferase: MENKKENILDNGPFYHGTRADLQIGDFLTAGFESNYHPEIMMNHIYFTALQNGAGLAAALAKGDGHERIYVVEPTGTFENDPNVTDKKFPGNPTRSYRSSEPVKIVGEVKEWIRLTDEELQNWRERIAKLRENPDAEIIN, translated from the coding sequence ATGGAAAACAAAAAAGAAAACATTCTTGACAACGGGCCATTCTACCACGGTACAAGAGCAGATCTGCAAATCGGAGACTTTCTGACTGCCGGTTTCGAATCGAATTATCATCCCGAAATCATGATGAATCATATCTACTTCACCGCCCTGCAAAATGGGGCCGGATTAGCCGCCGCATTGGCAAAAGGAGATGGTCACGAACGCATCTACGTCGTAGAACCTACGGGAACATTTGAAAACGATCCTAACGTCACCGATAAAAAATTTCCGGGAAACCCTACCCGATCTTACAGAAGTTCGGAACCCGTAAAAATCGTGGGTGAAGTAAAAGAATGGATCAGACTAACGGATGAAGAGCTTCAAAACTGGCGAGAAAGAATTGCAAAATTACGGGAGAACCCGGATGCAGAAATTATCAATTGA
- a CDS encoding HupE/UreJ family protein: MQDFIFYLKLGWEHIISLDALDHQLFVLVVIAAYTIKDWRKILILVTAFTIGHSITLALSIVNIIKLPSNWIEFLIPLTIVLTALGNIVMKNKKQTQNKTNYYLVLFFGLIHGLGFANTARVMIAKSQSIAVPLLGFNIGLELGQIVIVILILVLLFILLNLFKINKKDWILFVSSGVFALALKMTLERIP, encoded by the coding sequence ATGCAGGACTTTATATTCTACTTGAAACTCGGCTGGGAACACATCATCTCATTAGATGCACTCGATCATCAGCTATTTGTTTTGGTAGTAATTGCCGCGTACACTATAAAAGATTGGAGAAAAATCCTAATTCTGGTTACTGCATTTACCATCGGGCATTCGATTACTTTAGCTTTAAGCATTGTAAATATTATAAAACTCCCATCAAATTGGATTGAATTTTTGATTCCGTTGACAATCGTTTTAACCGCTCTTGGAAATATTGTAATGAAAAACAAAAAACAAACCCAGAATAAAACCAATTATTATCTAGTTTTATTTTTTGGTTTAATCCATGGTTTGGGATTTGCCAATACCGCAAGAGTAATGATTGCGAAAAGCCAGAGTATTGCTGTTCCGCTGTTAGGTTTTAATATCGGTCTCGAACTAGGACAGATTGTGATTGTTATACTTATATTGGTGTTACTATTTATATTATTAAATCTTTTTAAGATCAATAAAAAAGATTGGATTCTTTTCGTCTCATCAGGAGTTTTTGCATTAGCATTAAAAATGACTTTAGAAAGAATTCCATGA